The genomic DNA ATTTATGTAAGGAAATTTTAAACGTTAAAAATATTTATGAAACAGAAATACATGCTGGAAACATTTTTAAAAGAAACAAAAAATTTGAATATTTAACAGAAGAACAATCTTTTCTTTTTTTTAAAGAAATTTTACAACTTGTATCAAAATTTAATCTAACACTTATTTTTGGAATTGTATATAAAAATGCAACAATTTTTGGTGATGTTTCTGATAATTTAAATAAACTAAAACTAATGTCCTCTGCAATTTATGCTTTTTTTCATAACTTAGATTATTATCTATCCTATCAAAATAGTAAAGGAATTATTATTGCTGATGAATTATCTGAAGGTAGATATAAAGATATAAATTTTTTAAAAACGGCAATATTAAATTGAAAATATAAGTATCTGAAATATAACCTTTTTCCCTTTTTCAAAAATGGCTATATTCAATGTTGCTTTAGATGAAGCAATTATAAAAATTGTATATTATGGTCCTGCAAGAGGTGGGAAAACAACAAATTTAGAATATATTTACAACAAGAGTGATCCTGAAACACGCGGCAAATTAATTTCAATGAGGACTGAAACTGACAGGACATTATTCTTTGACCTCTTACCAATGAATCTTGGGAAAATAAGAGGAATGAATATTAAACTGCAGTTGTATACTACTCCAGGACAAGTTCAGCTCTCCTCAACACGAAAACTCGTTTTAAAAGGAGTTGATGCCGTTGTATTCGTAGCCGATTCTCAAAAAGACCAAGTCGAAGCCAATCTTGAAAGCTTGGAAGATTTAAAAATTAATCTGAGTGAAAGCGGTCTTGACATTGACAGCATTCCTATCGTATTTCAATACAATAAAAGAGACCTTCCTGATATTACGCCGGTTGAAGAAATGGAATCCATTTTGAATCCTATGGGACTTGATTCTTTTTCCTCTTCTGCAATAAATGGAGAAGGAGTTTTTGAAACTTTAAAATGTGTTTCAAAAAAAACGATTGAAAAAATTCAGAGTTCCAAAATCCCAATAGCGACATCGAGGGAAATCAATCCCCATCCCCTAAAAGATATCCTTACAAAGCCGCCAAAAAACGGGAATGGCGATTTGAGCAAAGCTATCACTGAATTAGAGGATAAAATACTCGATGCGCGAAGGACTTTAAACCGCCTTTCAAGAGCGCTGAGCGAAATAGAAGAAAAACTCAGCGATTCCAACAATTAAAAAACATATATCAATAACGATAATTATTTCGCATACTCAACTGCGCGCGTCTCCCTTATTGCAGTGACTTTTATCTGCCCCGGATAGGAAAGCTCTTTTTCAATCTTTCTCGCTATTTCTCGCGCAAGAGAATAAGTTTCTTCATCGGAAAGGTCTTCATTCTTTACAATAATCCTGATTTCTCTTCCTGCTTGGATAGCATAAGATTTCTCAACACCATTGAAGGAATCAGCCAACTCTTCAAGTTTTTCAAGGCGCTTGATATATGACTCCAGCATTTCTCTCCTTGCTCCGGGCCTCGCAGCGGAAAGAGCATCTCCTGCCTGAAGGAGTATTGCTTCAATGCTCAAAGGATTTGCTTCTTCATGATGAGAACGAATAGCATTTACAATAACCTCTTTCTCACCATACTTTTGAGCAATATCAGCACCTATAATTGCATGAGAGCCCTCAACCTGATGGTCAACTGCTTTACCTATATCGTGAAGAAGGCCGGCTCTTTTTGCAATTTCCTTGTCAACTCCTAATTCAGAAGCCATAATTGAGCATAAATATGCCACCTCTTTTGAATGTTCCAAAACATTTTGCGCATAGCTTGTACGAAACTTAAGCCTTCCCAATAACTTAACTAACTCTGGATGAAGCCCATGTATTCCAAGGAGCAAACAACACTGATTACCTTCTTCTTTGATATCTTCTTCAACCTCTGCAGTCATTTTGCCCAACACTTCCTCAATCTTTCCAGGGTGTATCCTTCCATCACTGATAAGTTTTTCAAGTGTTCTTTTCGCAATCTCTCTTTTAATGGGGTCATGGGCTGATAATATGACCGCCTCCGGAGTATCATCAATTATTAGGTCAACGCCTGTAGCTATTTCAAAAGCCCTAATATTTCTGCCTTCTCTTCCAATTATACGCCCCTTCATTTCATCTGAAGGGAGGTCAACAACAGAAACAGTTGTTTCAGCTACATAATCGGATGCAGTCTTTTGAATTGCAGTTGCAATTATTTCTTTTGCCTTCTTCAATGCATTATCCTTTGCGCCTTCTTCAATCTTTTTGACATATTTCATCGCTTCGTGTTCTGCTTCTTCCTTTATGCTGTCTATTAGAATTTTCTTTGCTTCTTCTGCACTCATCCCGGATATCTTTTCAAGACGCCTTTTGCATTCAAAAGTTAGTTCATTCAGGTGCTCTTCAGCTTTTTTTAGTTCCTCCTTTTTTTGCACAAGTTCTTTTTCTTTGTTTTGAATATCGAGGTCTTTCTTTGAAAGAAAATCTATTTTTCTGTCAATATTCTCTTCCTTCTGAGACAATCGCTTTTCAAGTGCTTGTAACTCTTTTTTCTGTTCTTTCGTTTCCTTTTCAAAGTCGGCTCTTGCTTTGAGAATTGTTTCTTTTGCCTCGATGCGGCTTTCCTTGATGATAGTTTCAGCTTCTTTTTTCGCGTCTCTGATAATCTTTTCCGCTTCCTTACGAGTTGCTTCTATATCTTCCTCAGCTTTTTTTCTGTTTTTATATGTTAAAAGGTATGTGACCAAAGCTCCAGCCACAACACCTATGATTAAATAAATGTATATATCCAACTAAATTCCTCCTGTTTTTAGTGGTCATTTTGTTTGTTATTACCGCAGAAATGAATTCTTTTTTCTGAAACAACGATATCAAGCTTCAAATCATAATCTTTCCGCGGTATTCTATCTAAAATTTGAAAATCAAAAACCAAACTGCATAAAACTGCTTTATAACGCTTACCGAAAAAATACCTGTCAAAGTATCCTCCTCCAAAGCCGATTCTGTTGCCTCCCAAATCTACTGATAGAGATGGAATAACAGCAAAATCAATTTCAGAAACATCTTTTATTCTTTCTAATCCCTCCTTTGGTTCAAGAATATTTTTAAATCCTCGTTCAAGGTCATCTTCAAGAGAACGAATGTAGTAAAAGGATAATTCTTTTCTATCCTCATTTACTTTTGGCAAAGCTATTCGTTTGCCTTTCTTCAAAATCTCTTTTATGAAAAAATCAGTGCATAATTCTTCTGGCTTTGATGCATAGCAGATAATATTTTCTGCTTTTAGAAGCACTTCCAATGAAAGAAGATTTTTGCAGGCCAACTGGGAGTATTCCTGCCTTTCATCTTCTCTTAAGTTTTGCCTCAACCCTGCCATCATTTTCCTAATTTTTTCCTTTTCCACAGCTTTATCCTGTGGTGAATTTGGCAGGAATGAAAATTTAGTAGTTGAAGGCGAGTAAAGAAATATCTTGAATTACATCAACCCAACTTCTCTAACATATTCAATGAAGGTGAATAAATGTCTGTCTATACTTATTATATTGACTTTTTTCTTTTTAGCCATCTTCTCATTTACTGCAAATTTAAGCATTTTTTCACCTTTATATCTATTTACTTCTTTGACAAAATTATTTCTTTAACTCACCAACTCCATTAGAAAATTTCTTCCTTCCAAAATCACCACTCTAACAGTTTCTTAATTCTTCTACATTGCTGTCGATAAGTTTTATAAGCATCTCCGCTTTTTCATTATCTAAATGTTGTACCTTATCGACATTTTTCTTCAAAGTCAAATATTCGTCTGTAATTTTTAATGCTGCAAGCACTGCCACTTTAATAGAATCAACTACCTTTGCGCTTTTTGAAATATTGTCCATTTTTTCATTCAAATAATCTACGACTTCGTTGAAATGATCTTCATCGCCGTCGAAGACAAGACTGTAATTTTTCCCATAAATTTTTACCGTTGTACTTTTCTTTCCCACAATTATTTAAATTTTAAATTAAGATAAAAATTAAACAACGGC from Candidatus Schekmanbacteria bacterium includes the following:
- a CDS encoding gliding-motility protein MglA, with the protein product MAIFNVALDEAIIKIVYYGPARGGKTTNLEYIYNKSDPETRGKLISMRTETDRTLFFDLLPMNLGKIRGMNIKLQLYTTPGQVQLSSTRKLVLKGVDAVVFVADSQKDQVEANLESLEDLKINLSESGLDIDSIPIVFQYNKRDLPDITPVEEMESILNPMGLDSFSSSAINGEGVFETLKCVSKKTIEKIQSSKIPIATSREINPHPLKDILTKPPKNGNGDLSKAITELEDKILDARRTLNRLSRALSEIEEKLSDSNN
- the rny gene encoding ribonuclease Y, whose translation is MDIYIYLIIGVVAGALVTYLLTYKNRKKAEEDIEATRKEAEKIIRDAKKEAETIIKESRIEAKETILKARADFEKETKEQKKELQALEKRLSQKEENIDRKIDFLSKKDLDIQNKEKELVQKKEELKKAEEHLNELTFECKRRLEKISGMSAEEAKKILIDSIKEEAEHEAMKYVKKIEEGAKDNALKKAKEIIATAIQKTASDYVAETTVSVVDLPSDEMKGRIIGREGRNIRAFEIATGVDLIIDDTPEAVILSAHDPIKREIAKRTLEKLISDGRIHPGKIEEVLGKMTAEVEEDIKEEGNQCCLLLGIHGLHPELVKLLGRLKFRTSYAQNVLEHSKEVAYLCSIMASELGVDKEIAKRAGLLHDIGKAVDHQVEGSHAIIGADIAQKYGEKEVIVNAIRSHHEEANPLSIEAILLQAGDALSAARPGARREMLESYIKRLEKLEELADSFNGVEKSYAIQAGREIRIIVKNEDLSDEETYSLAREIARKIEKELSYPGQIKVTAIRETRAVEYAK
- a CDS encoding 5-formyltetrahydrofolate cyclo-ligase gives rise to the protein MEKEKIRKMMAGLRQNLREDERQEYSQLACKNLLSLEVLLKAENIICYASKPEELCTDFFIKEILKKGKRIALPKVNEDRKELSFYYIRSLEDDLERGFKNILEPKEGLERIKDVSEIDFAVIPSLSVDLGGNRIGFGGGYFDRYFFGKRYKAVLCSLVFDFQILDRIPRKDYDLKLDIVVSEKRIHFCGNNKQNDH
- a CDS encoding cell division protein ZapA, whose translation is MIVGKKSTTVKIYGKNYSLVFDGDEDHFNEVVDYLNEKMDNISKSAKVVDSIKVAVLAALKITDEYLTLKKNVDKVQHLDNEKAEMLIKLIDSNVEELRNC